In Flammeovirgaceae bacterium 311, one DNA window encodes the following:
- a CDS encoding glycosyl transferase family protein (COG0463 Glycosyltransferases involved in cell wall biogenesis): protein MISVLILTKNEEQDLPGCLASVSWCDDIHVYDSFSDDRTVEIAQAAGAHITQRRFDNWAAHQNWGLRNIPFKHQWVLYIDADERVSYSLLTTLIKFKPGKSSAVAYEIQRRDFYSDGTWLKHAQISPYYLRLFRPEKMRYERLVNPVSIPDGPVSRIGGFLDHYPFSKGIRYWLQRHIGYANLEANTRMLDIQQKTSFSLKQAVFSKDFSERRYHQKGIFYKMPGRPVLKWLYMMCIRRAFMDGAAGVTYATLQSVYEYFIVLRTQELINEQHQSAIHKWENQAVSFQKTDVTAV, encoded by the coding sequence ATGATCTCAGTACTCATCCTAACAAAAAATGAAGAGCAGGATCTTCCTGGTTGCCTTGCCTCAGTCTCCTGGTGCGATGATATTCATGTTTATGATTCCTTCAGCGACGACCGCACTGTAGAGATAGCACAGGCAGCAGGTGCCCATATAACCCAGCGCAGGTTCGATAACTGGGCCGCACACCAGAACTGGGGTTTAAGAAATATTCCTTTCAAACATCAGTGGGTACTGTACATTGATGCAGACGAGCGAGTTTCATACAGTTTGTTGACTACTTTAATAAAGTTTAAGCCCGGCAAGAGTAGTGCGGTTGCCTATGAGATTCAGCGCAGAGATTTTTATTCAGATGGTACCTGGCTAAAACACGCACAGATTTCTCCTTATTACTTAAGGCTCTTCAGGCCCGAAAAGATGCGGTACGAGCGGCTGGTAAACCCTGTTTCAATACCTGATGGCCCAGTCTCCAGAATTGGAGGATTTCTGGATCATTATCCTTTCAGCAAAGGCATCAGGTACTGGCTGCAACGCCATATAGGCTATGCCAACCTGGAGGCCAACACCCGCATGCTCGATATACAGCAAAAGACCTCCTTTTCTTTGAAACAAGCTGTTTTCAGCAAAGACTTCAGCGAACGCCGTTATCATCAGAAAGGGATTTTTTATAAGATGCCCGGGCGACCAGTCCTCAAATGGTTATACATGATGTGTATTCGCAGAGCCTTCATGGATGGTGCTGCAGGAGTAACCTATGCAACTCTTCAGTCGGTGTATGAATATTTCATTGTGCTTCGTACTCAGGAACTCATAAACGAGCAGCACCAAAGCGCTATCCATAAATGGGAAAACCAAGCGGTTTCTTTTCAGAAAACAGACGTTACTGCCGTCTGA
- a CDS encoding group 1 glycosyl transferase (COG0438 Glycosyltransferase), with product MLVDLTFSITAFFKLLLLLPERKFDFVVTVVPSFQFGLIGIFYKKLKNTRLLYHIHDMQIEAARDLKMIKSDKFINALFKVEKYIIEQCDDITCVGEGMVRKTQVKTDKEVALFPNWVDTSQFYPLTDKAALKEEIGFLATDKIILYSGAIGEKQGLHVILEAAKALERHQNWKFLICGSGPYKEKLKGMAEELDITNVIFCPLQPIETFNKFMNAADVHLVVQKVSACDLVMPSKLITILAVGGLALVTANSGSGLHSVVDRHNIGLLVEAENTEALIEGIRKAVEEDNEKIKKNARFFAEVFLSVDGIMGSFESKYILQEVPETLKKTEHLPQPLPSYNLDRSALKRVNERLADTNPDGVRSKIV from the coding sequence ATGTTGGTGGACCTCACTTTTTCAATCACCGCTTTTTTTAAACTGCTGCTATTGCTTCCGGAAAGAAAATTTGATTTTGTCGTGACCGTTGTACCTTCATTTCAGTTTGGGCTGATAGGTATTTTCTATAAAAAGCTGAAGAATACAAGGCTTTTGTACCACATACACGATATGCAAATAGAAGCTGCCAGGGACCTGAAAATGATCAAATCTGACAAATTCATCAACGCCCTGTTTAAAGTGGAAAAATACATAATTGAACAGTGTGATGACATTACCTGTGTGGGAGAGGGTATGGTGCGAAAAACGCAGGTGAAGACTGATAAAGAAGTTGCTTTATTTCCTAATTGGGTAGATACATCGCAATTCTATCCGCTTACAGATAAAGCAGCGCTTAAAGAGGAAATTGGTTTTCTGGCCACTGATAAGATTATCCTGTATTCTGGCGCTATTGGCGAAAAGCAGGGTTTGCATGTGATCCTGGAGGCTGCCAAAGCACTGGAAAGACACCAGAACTGGAAATTTCTTATATGTGGATCGGGTCCCTATAAGGAAAAACTTAAAGGTATGGCTGAAGAATTAGATATCACAAATGTAATTTTTTGCCCGCTACAGCCCATCGAAACATTTAATAAATTTATGAACGCAGCTGATGTTCATTTAGTAGTGCAGAAAGTCAGTGCCTGTGACTTGGTGATGCCCTCCAAGCTCATTACAATCTTGGCGGTAGGGGGCCTTGCACTGGTAACGGCAAACTCCGGATCTGGCTTACATTCAGTTGTTGATAGGCATAACATAGGCCTGTTGGTAGAAGCTGAAAATACAGAAGCTTTGATAGAGGGAATTCGCAAAGCAGTAGAAGAAGATAATGAAAAGATAAAGAAAAATGCCAGGTTCTTTGCGGAAGTATTCCTGTCTGTTGATGGCATTATGGGCTCATTCGAAAGTAAGTACATCCTGCAGGAAGTTCCGGAGACTCTTAAAAAAACAGAGCATCTTCCACAGCCGCTACCATCTTATAACCTTGACCGATCAGCCTTGAAGAGGGTAAATGAAAGATTGGCAGATACGAATCCAGATGGAGTCAGGAGCAAAATTGTTTAA
- a CDS encoding undecaprenyl-phosphate glucose phosphotransferase (COG1086 Predicted nucleoside-diphosphate sugar epimerases), with the protein MYKDVKLYTFLSLLMTYKYATLFKWINVVTDYFLLNLALYISFMLVSHLTFWADESDTYRLNFLLINLFWFYSSTLVKLYDNVLTRNALTTLTACVKALLIYLLSPLVVTFLLPKYHLPLNFIIYSYVLFAFFIAGWKLAFLSVRKYRRKYWVATQKVVIVGATTVGVELHRYIEANPDMGYVVNGIFDDNFGHMRDNNQKVIGNIDECFPYVLTNGVTEIFSALPLHELDKARKLMQLADKHMIRFRLVPDVKAYFDKNVLLDQYGDLSILTHRREPLDNKANEIVKRAFDVFFSLLIITFVLSWLIPMIALIIKIDSGGPVFFRQLRSGKGNKPFYCYKFRSMRINADADRQQASKGDSRITRVGAFLRKTSLDELPQFFNVLKGEMSVVGPRPHMLKHTQDYSSLINNFMVRHFLTPGITGWAQIKGYRGETKETSAMTQRVDADIWYLENWTLLLDLKIILLTVWHVFRGNINAF; encoded by the coding sequence ATGTACAAAGATGTTAAACTGTACACTTTTTTATCTCTTCTCATGACCTACAAATATGCAACCTTATTTAAGTGGATTAATGTAGTTACAGACTACTTTCTGCTGAATCTGGCCCTTTACATTAGTTTTATGCTGGTAAGTCATCTTACTTTCTGGGCCGATGAATCTGATACGTACAGGTTAAATTTTTTGTTAATAAACCTGTTTTGGTTTTACAGTTCTACCCTTGTGAAGCTTTATGATAATGTGCTTACAAGAAATGCTCTGACAACCTTAACAGCTTGTGTAAAAGCCCTGCTGATCTATCTGCTGAGCCCGCTGGTGGTAACATTTTTGTTGCCTAAATATCACCTGCCCCTAAATTTCATTATTTATTCCTATGTTCTTTTCGCTTTTTTTATTGCTGGCTGGAAGCTGGCATTCCTGTCAGTAAGGAAATACAGGCGGAAGTATTGGGTAGCCACTCAAAAAGTAGTGATTGTAGGTGCCACTACAGTTGGTGTTGAGTTGCATAGATACATTGAGGCTAACCCGGATATGGGCTATGTGGTAAATGGTATTTTTGATGACAACTTTGGCCACATGAGAGACAACAATCAAAAAGTGATTGGCAATATTGATGAGTGCTTTCCTTATGTACTCACTAATGGGGTAACAGAAATTTTCAGTGCTTTACCGCTGCATGAGCTGGATAAAGCAAGAAAGCTGATGCAGTTGGCTGATAAACACATGATACGTTTCAGGTTGGTACCAGATGTAAAAGCTTACTTTGACAAAAACGTGCTATTGGATCAGTATGGAGATTTATCAATTCTTACCCATCGAAGGGAGCCTCTGGACAATAAAGCCAATGAAATTGTTAAGCGGGCATTTGATGTCTTTTTCTCACTACTGATAATCACCTTTGTACTAAGCTGGCTAATACCAATGATAGCATTGATCATCAAAATTGATTCCGGTGGACCTGTATTTTTCAGGCAATTACGCTCTGGTAAAGGTAACAAACCCTTTTATTGCTACAAATTCAGGAGTATGAGGATAAATGCAGATGCCGACCGGCAACAAGCCAGCAAAGGTGACTCCAGAATTACCAGAGTAGGCGCATTTCTTAGAAAAACAAGTTTGGATGAGCTGCCACAATTTTTTAATGTACTGAAAGGCGAGATGTCAGTAGTGGGTCCGCGTCCGCATATGTTGAAACACACCCAGGACTATTCTTCCCTGATCAATAACTTTATGGTACGCCATTTTCTGACGCCCGGAATTACCGGCTGGGCACAGATAAAAGGATATAGGGGAGAAACCAAAGAAACCTCAGCCATGACGCAACGTGTAGATGCAGATATTTGGTACCTGGAGAACTGGACCCTGCTACTGGATCTGAAAATAATTTTACTGACTGTATGGCATGTGTTTAGAGGCAATATAAATGCCTTCTGA